The region AATAGAGTATTAAAACAATCtttaacagcaaaaattaagttaGAAAGCTGTTAGCCCAAGAGTTCCAGAAGTGACTTTACAGAGCCAAAGGAGTCTAATATTTTCTCACCAATGTCTTGCTCAATGCAGCTTTTGTCATCACAGCTTGATATATGATGTCTGATCTCAGCTCTGGGAACCTGATGGCGGGCATTAAAGGGGCATGTGGCTAGCTGCTGTGCAATATCAGGGTGGTTCTAGAGAAACAGAAAAAGTACGTGCTATCTCACTGAATTCATCCTAGCCCTTGTATTTTCTAGTCACTAGTGAAGGGTTTGTGCAATCTGCATCCTGAAATAGGTTGAAAACATTTAAACAAGGAAAGACAAAACTTAGCTCAGGTCCTGAGCACAAATGCAGTGTAGAAACAGTGAAGCATATGCATCCTTTATGATAGAGGCTATGGTTGTTCATTTTTACATGTAAACACCACCCTGATTTTCTCTCATTGAAGATCAGCCCCAGAACAAACACAGTGAAACCGTTGCAGTGTCATCACTGGCATGGTTCGATGCACAGATGAAATTGCCCTAAAAAGCCTACACGGGGAGTAAGTGCCTTGAAACCCTAAATAATTCagccactttatttttaaattaagtaagCAACAGACTAGAGAACAAGTTCCTGCCTGCACTAGAGCTTAAGTCTTTGCAGTAAATTTAACTCTCCTGAAACAGGAGGGAAGTTACTCAATGTTCCAGCTGAGGCCACATCTATATTGGGGGCGTTCTGCCAGTAGAGGTAAACGAGTGTGGACACAGAAGAGCGCTACTATCCCCCACTGAATGAAGAGCCTTTACCCTTAGAAAAGAGCAAGGCAACAGAGAGGAAGAACACACACTGCTCAGGCTTGCTCTGCACAGTTTTTAATACTACTATAGCTATGCTGGCTAGGGGTGTAATTCCTAACCAATACAGTTATACAGTACATCATCTTAacatgtggatgcagttatacctgtATAAGTGTGCTCCTATCAGTACAACTAATATACACTAGCACTGGAGAGGTTAAAATAAGCTACTGACTGAGAGGACAAAAGAAAGGAGCAGCTTCTTCTGTTAAATATATAGCATTCTAGCCCAGAATAGAAGACTGAGAAGAGAGAAAAAGTTTCAGACCGATGTACATTGAACTGAGTTATtagcaatataaaaaaaaaagatggtttaCTTTGCAATCAGAGCAGTGCAGCTGCTAAAGAATTAGCTGCAACATCAGATCATTTTTGCTTTGGCCAGCCAGAAGGCATCCATATAACACTGGTTGCATCTGCTCCATCCCCTGAAGTGGGAAGCAAATACCTGGGTCCCATGAGTGAACTGATGGAAGAGAATACGATCCCCATCACTAACCTAGGTATTCTGAAGAACCTAGATCACCTTTCTTCAGGGCAAATGCACTGATCTGAAGTGCATTACTAAATATGAACTGGATGCTTTTACTAAGTGGTAAATGGATAACAGAgatataaatatgaaataaagATGGCTTCTTCCAGTCTAATAGCAAGTGAATGCATCCTTCTAGCAAAAGGCAACAAAGCATACTGAGCTCACCATGCATTAACTTTTACAAAAATATGATTTCCCAAGTGCATTAGAGACCTTACACCCTGTCCTACCTTCCTGCACTTTATAAGATGATAGGGAAACCGACAGGCTCGGATTTGATGATAGCGATCATATGGACATTGTATTAACTTCTCTGGATCCAAAGCATCAACTGGAGGAGAAGGAATAAAAAGACAAGAAAACATTCTGCCAAACAAGATCTAAGAACATCATCAACACAATTAACAAGTGTGGAAACATACTAGGTACTGGAGCTTTCCTCTAATGGTGTTAAGCCATGAATTTTTAATAGCCTAGACAAAAATTTAAAATTGCTACATTGGCACTCATTGTGTACACCCAACCAAATTCACTTTGGACTTTTGGTGAAtggaatattaaattaaaaatgaggaAAGTGTAGTCAGTAGTGCAGAGTGGCCAGTACATATCAATGAGTACACTTATGTAGAACAGTGAGCTGGAAATACACACATTACTATAAAAACCTTTGAAGCTACCAAATTAGCTAGCTGTATAGCAGTGACATGCTAAGGGTCAGCAGAAGCATGGCATTCTGAAGTAAATCCTTTTGCATTTATCTTCAATGCTCAAAGGCCATCTCTGCTggagtaagaaaaaaaatcaaactaaaacAAACATGGCTGGAGTTAAGGCTGCAATTTGCACTACAGAGCACTTGGCCCTATAAAGTGCAGAGGTTGGCAGGTGCTTAAGAGCCCAACACCCACTGAATATAGTGAGGGCCTAAGTCAcaggcactttttgaaaatgttccctcCTAGTCCACACTAGGAATCAGAGAGGCACGAGTCACCTTAATCACTTAAAAGTTACATAGAagggacaaggtaggtgaggacCAACTTCCaatagtgagagagacaagctttcaagcatacacagatctcttcttcaggaTTCAGTTTGTGTTCGTGCAGCAGCTTTCCTGCCACTACAAATGTGTCTCCCCTCACACCTTCCATGCTATTTACCCACATTTGTATCAGTGTACAGAGGGCATGCACACAAAGGAACAAGGGACAACAGACTGTGGGATGTTCTCTAGAGAGCTGGAAGTAAGGGGAAGGGCCAGATTGATTACATAAACcagtgtttttaaatttttttgataccagggaccagcttgcaGCCTTTCTAAACAGTGTCAGAGAGACCAGAGGGACAGGCCACTGAGAAAGACTGACACAGGTCACTAGGACAAATGGCTACTTTTGACAAAGTGTGAATTGTCAATGTTTGTATGAATACTGTGCACCTCAGTTTTCCCTATGTGTTGCACAAGTATCTAGGCGGTGGGATAAAGGTGTGAGAGCTTTGCAGATACCCCAAGAGGGAAGGTACAAGTGCCATCTAGCTACCTGGGCCCAGCCAATGGTTGGACATTCTGTATCCTGAGGCCCATTCTCTGCAAGAGCCAGTCGGAGGAATTAGAGAACAAAgaggtggaggccaggtgaccagTTTGCCTGGGCAACAGCATACAGGATGGAGGAGGGGCAACTGGGTGTGACTGAGAGTGAGCTGCTGAAAGCTGGTCAGTCTCCTGGTTTGGGACTGAGcgggagaacccagggctctgGGTCTCCTTAAGATGGACTTTGCTTTAACTTCCtgctttctgtgctaacaagattCTGCTCTATGATTTGTTTCAGACGactaataaacccttctgttttacaCCGTCGGGGGTGCATGGCCCCTTAGGGGGGCATGCAAGGTTTCCTCAGGTGTTCAATTcaggtggactcgctgcaggcAGCTTATGGTGTGAAACAGGGATGCTGAACGCTcagaggtcagacccaggaggagcTGAAGCCCAGGCGGTTTGTCCTAGTGAGCGTGCGCCCCGAGGGGTGGTCACACTACAAGAGGGTCCTGTCTGATggctagtctacactactgcGCTGCTCTAGTGAGTCTGGTGAAAACGCACTATGCTGActggagagccctctcccatcagcataattactccacctcagcaagagaCGGAAGCTATGACAGCAGGAGAGTGTCCCCCACTGACTTAGGGCTGGTGTGGACAGCTCAGGTGATGCGTTGATCaggggggtggctttttcacatctATGATTGACAAATTATATCGACTTAagaggtagtgtagacaagccctgaacttCATCCAATGGTTCCAGAGCACCAAGCCTGTGTACCCATgaattactctgtgtgtgtgtgtggggggggggggcgaggagagTCATCCCCAGTGCATCAAACCAGCGCCATATGCCAGGCTAGGCCTCTGAAGAGGGCAGCTCCCTTACCCAACCATGGTACTAACTAGGACTGtatattaatcacaattaactcatgcgattaaataaaatcacaattaaaaattaatcacgattactcGCAGTTTTAATCATTGCACTGTTACACAACAGTATACCAACTGAagtataaaatatttttggatgttttctacattttcaaatatattgatttcaattacgacACAGAATACAAAAGATACAGTGCTCACtcttgtttttattacaaatatttgcactgtaaaaatgataaatagtatttttcaattcacctcatacaagtagtgtggtacaatctctttattgtgaaaatgcaacttacaaatgtagatgtgttacataactgcactcaaaaacaaaacataaaactttagagtccacaagtccactgagtcctacttcttgttcagccaatcgctaagaaaaacaagtttgtttacatttatgggagatactgctactcacttctcatttacaatgtcacctgaaactcAGAACAGGAGTTTGTATGGCacatttgtagccagcattgcaaggtatttatatgccagatatgctaaacattcatatgccccttcatgcttcagccacatTTCAGAagtcatgcttccatgctgatgacacttgttaaaaaaacaacacgtTAAATAATTTgagactgaactctttgggggagaattgtaggtttccttctctgttttacccacattttgccatatatttcacgttctagcagtctcagatgatgacccaacacatgttgttcattttaaggacaatttttaactgcagatttgacaaaatgcaaaaaaggtacaaatgtgagatttctaaagatagctacagcactcaacccaagatttaagaatctgaagtgccttcgaaaatctgagagggatgaggtgtggagcatgttttcagaagtcttaaaagaacaatacTCCAATGtgtaaactacagaacccaaaccaccaaaaaagaaattcaaccttctgctagtggcatctgactcagattatgaaaGTAACATGCGTTGGGCCACACTGCCTtagatcgttattgagcagaacttgtcgtcagcatggacacatgtcctctggaatggtggttgaagggacatatgaatctttagcgcaggGGTcagaacctttcagaagtggtgtgccgagtcttcatttattcactctaatttaaggttttgcatgccagtaatacattttaatgtttttagaaggtctctttctataagtctataatatagaactaaactattgttgtatgtaaagtaaatgatgtttttaaaatgtttaagaagcttcatttaaaattaaattaaaatgcagagcctcccagaccagtggccaagacccaggccgtgtgaatgccactgaaaatcagctcacgtgccaccttcggcacacgtaccataggttgcctatccctgctttagcgcatctggcacttaagtatcttgcgacgctggctacaacagtgccatgtgaacgcctgttctcattccaggtgacgtaaacaagaagtgggcagcattatctcctgcaaatgtaaacaaacttgtttatcttagcaattggctgaacaagtagtaaGACTGACTGTaggtgtaggctctaaagttttagatTGTTTTAGGATGCAATTTTTTTGgtccataattctacatttgtaagttcaactttcatgataaagagattgcactatattatttatattacatgaactgaaaaatactatttttttacagtacaaacacttgtaataaaaaataaatataagtgagcactgtacactttgtattctgtgttgtaattgaaatcaatgtatttgaaaatgtagaaaacatccacatatatttaaataaatagtattctcttactgtttaatcgtgtgattaacctgtttaattgtttgacagccctagaacTAACAGGATATTAACCTTGGTAAGGCAACTGGTAATAAAGTAAATTATGAAATGTGGCATGGATAGGGCCTTAATAAGAAGTCACTTTACTGGGATGATCCCCAGGAAACTGATTTAGGCCCTGTCTGCACCAGACATGACTGTAGTTTTGTAACCAGTTTGTACCCAACACAGCAAATCTGCTAGTTGGATCGTCCATTTCTCCAGACCGCtgacatgctgcagctgggggacatAGTCCACTAGGGTCAGTGTGGGAACCTACACACACAGTGGAGGACTGTAAAATGACAACTTCCTGGAGGCCTTCATGCCTTGAACATTACTGATAAGAACTCTGTGGCTTAGCCAGATTGcatatgctaaataaataaagtgaaCCCCACACAGCTGAGTTACACCCCCACTCCAGCCTTCCCAGCTCACAAAGGTTGGGGCATGGTGTTGCATGTCTGCACCCAATATGCTGCCTAGAAGAGTTTGTCTCAGTACACCCAGTCACCCACCCAGGAACTACATATCACCCAAGCAGTCTCACACCCACCTTGCAAAACCTAGGTATGGTTTCTTGCTGTGATATTGACCCACATCATTGTTTATTGCCTCTAAAGTTTGTGTGGTTTTGAACTGCAAGAAGACCACAAATTCTTTCATTCTGGGACCCAAAATCAGGTGCagtgaaccactgctctaatacaCAGATGCATATATCCACCAAACTTAATGCCTAGAGGAAAGTTACTTCCTAGAAGCCACTCCCTCCTTTTAATCAAGTTTAAGATACTTTAATACTTTCAAAGATCTAAGCTGTCTCTCACTGTATCTTTGCAGGAACCATGAATAGAatcagaattgtaggactggaagggacctccagacgtcatctagtccagacccctgcatgAATGTTACAAGCCAGCAAAGAAATACTTACCATAGTTGTCTTCTAAATCCATTTTAATGATGCTGAAAGAACGCTGACTTAAGTTTCGCTGGAGGACCCTTTGAGCCAGTCTCTGAGTGTCACTCTCCTCCTTAAAATATTTACCCTATAGACCAAAAATGAAGAGATTCACAGAttgctaaggccagaagagacaattatgatcatctaagAGGTTTCAACCTGTGATCCACAGACccatgggggtccacagactatatctaggatttccaaaggggtcctgcacctccattcgaaattttttaagagtccacaaatgaaaaagttGAAAACTACTGATTTAggctgacctgcataacacaaggCATAGGACTGCCCTGACTTAATTCCCATTTGACCTAGTGCAGAtcctttagaaagacatccaatcttgatttcaaaagtTTGATGGAGAGTCTACCACAACAGCTGGtaatttttccaatggttaattaccctcattgttaaaaataagccttatttccactctaaatttttctagcttcaacttgcaaGCACTGGAAATAACTTGAAAGTTATTTCAATTTATTCATCACAGCTACTAAGGGTCAATGATCAACTGCATGACAGCAGCCAGTAGACTTTATATCTATGCTATGTATGCTTAGGACACAAGCTTATAAGGTGGCCCACGTATAACGTGGGCACCTGGAACCTCATATTCTTCTGCCACACACAGAAAGGTTTCCTCCAAGATGCTAAAATCCAAAGATTTATCTGAAACATCCTTCTTGCCCAATAAATTTAAAAGGGTTAAAATAACCAGTTCCCAAGAAAAGTTAAGCCATGTATTTTGAGAGCTCAATTATCTCTTATACACAATTTAGTGCTCCATCCTGAGCCACTCCACCTGCCTGACAGGTCAACACTTTTACAcctaggctttggctacacttacacttcaaagcgctgccacggctgaactagaaatgagctccgtttcacatgtgtgggtggtgatcagggacagtctcaatttttgggtctttttcttatataggctcctattacccctcacccccgtcccgatttttcacacttgctgtctggtcactctagggtgtgcacatgtgtgggtcccagctgctccctgcccccccctcattaaagcaggtgtgcagggttactgccctgggaactgcagggcaccagtggatgtggggctggctgcagataggggcgtggggcagggctagctggaggcagggagtgacacgggctggctgtgggcaggtgatgcagacgggcgggctgcgggtggctgtgggcagggggtggctgcgggtggctgtgggcagggggcggctgcgggcggctgtgggctggggggggctgcgggcggctgcgggccgggggtggctgcgggcggctgcgggcagggggcggctgcgggcggctgtgggcaggggtggctgcgggcaggggcggctgcgggtggctgggggaaggggctggctgcgggcaggggctggctgggggcagagggtggggcaggggcggctgggggcaggggtggctggggcaggggtggggcagagaaggaggggctggctgtgggcaggggctggctgcgggcaggggtggctggggcggctgggggcaggggtggctgggggcagctggggcaggaaggcggggaggggcgggggctggctgtgggcggctggggagggggcaggggtggctgggggcagggaaggcgggggaggggcgcagacactcacacggggggaggggctgggagcagcaggacgcagccggggactcaccaggcagcagcaggagccccagggccagagctccaaagagcaggagcagcaacagggccaggaggcagctcacatggctctcgcagcgcagcgcagcgccccccggcggccgggtggaggaattacaggcttcccaggcagagcccatcaaagcttccctcgcagggaagctagttaacaagcggttctaaaactgcttctaaatttaacaacgggttcacgcgaaccggtgcgaaccggctccagctcacccctgctgatgacccattccagctggggatgttctccaaagacttgatttgaacctgcagtttattccatcactgctacaatcctgaactaagaactttgccattaaccaattctagctctcatctctacctttttccctttatgaataaacctttagattttaggttctaaaggattggcaacagcgtgatttgtgggtaagatctgatgtgtacattgacctgggtctggggcttgattctttggaatcaagagaacctttttcttttattggggcgttggttttcataaccattcatccccaggacgagtggcactggtggggatactgggagactggagtgtctaaggaaattgcttgtgtgacttgtgattagccagtggggtgaaaccgaagtcctttttgtctggctggtttgatttgccttagaggtggaaaaaccccagccttgggctgtgactgccctgtttgagcaattggtcctgaattggctctctcagttgggtcccgccagaactgcatcGCCACAGATCCTTCTATGGGCAAGCCTCAAAATCGCACGTAGTATTACAGATGATTTGAGACCGTACTAAGAAATGTTTGAGGAGCTCAAGAGACAAGAGCTACACTTGCCAATCaccatgtttttaaagaaaaaataaccagcagcagcagagcctacacaatcaacttctcgagctgaaccagagccaaccacttAGTCTACGGCTCGCTCTCCATCACTCAAGCCTGGTCCATCGTCTCCTGAATCGACATCAAGCCCTGATGACTCAATTATAGTGttgtcaggggaagaggaagactaATCATTGGAGTTTGTACAGTACAAGACTAGCAAGACTATCCAGGATGACTGGTGACTGTTCAGgtttacagtactgtactgttttcattttttattcttcTGTTATGTTATTAAAAATATAGTAAAATTGTGCATTTGTAGTCTCTTTTATACTGTACATTGGTGTATACAATACATAgtactgtacagggttgtatacacaaaactgtactttatgggtgatttaagggattttcaagggtcaTTTTGACTATAGGAGATTTTCGCTTTACATGCTGACTGCGggcgtaaccccagcgtaagatgtgacagaccaGTACAGTCTTCATTGCAGCTCATATGGTAGCGTTTCCATGAGCCCCACCTCCTttggtgcacaggatggatggggcTGATAGAAAGGGCAGCTAGTCAGTGTTCCCTTTTATCTGCATTGGTCAGTGGGTGGCGCTTGTTGTATTCATTTAGATGGAAGATCAGGCCCAGAGAGTCAGAGGTGTTAACGAGACCCTGCAGCTGTCCAACGTTAAACACTCGGATACAAAGTCGGGAGactggtatacagagacctcaagctgcttagtcccatggcaaacatccctttaaaaatcttggtAACTTTCTACTGAagatccagaagaagaaagaaaaacagtgaCAGCATTGGAGGTGTAAAATACTAAGGAAGGCTTTTATCTTAACaacattgttgttgttgttccctttcccttgacCAGCAGAGCAGCTTTGCAAAGAAAACCCTCTGACAGTCTCTCAAATTAGTGGGTCTCAGCTTGTGGTCAGCGGACccttgggggtctgcagactatggcaAACGGGTCCAAAAAATAAGGCaacttacagcgctgcagctgggaCGGTACAGCTACTCCTCTGCAGCGCATGTGGCAAagctgctctatgccaatgggagagctctccggTCGGCGTGAAAAAGCCACTCCAGTGAGCGGCAggagctatgtcagtgggagaagctctcctgccaatgaTGCACTTATGCCAGCGTAACATATGTCACTCGGGGAAGGGGCATGAGCAACAGACATTTTGACGACATAAGTGGTAATGCAGGCATGGCCCATCCCTTTAGTAGTGTGTCAGAAGAGACACCTTTAAATTGGGGCATGAAGGAGACAGGGAAGAGGACAGATACCCAAACATATTCTTCAAATTGATTTTGAACGCAGTAGACACTGGCAACACTACAGTGCTTCTAGATTCTGAAATGCAAACATGAAATCCTCGTCACCAGCTCTTACTCCAGATTACCAAGGCACTGTGCAA is a window of Mauremys reevesii isolate NIE-2019 unplaced genomic scaffold, ASM1616193v1 Contig60, whole genome shotgun sequence DNA encoding:
- the LOC120394480 gene encoding gametocyte-specific factor 1-like isoform X4, with the protein product MPCVMQGKYFKEESDTQRLAQRVLQRNLSQRSFSIIKMDLEDNYVDALDPEKLIQCPYDRYHQIRACRFPYHLIKCRKNHPDIAQQLATCPFNARHQVPRAEIRHHISSCDDKSCIEQDIVSQSNNCHREMNTVSMWQPSPCDEDWDKELQEQSDSVFVWGTFNSGINNSPGSSVVMELKNNLMPGMRAPRSLPYSLSWKSNGSSLCTKVQRPWRHE